From the genome of Gammaproteobacteria bacterium, one region includes:
- a CDS encoding C40 family peptidase, which produces MINIRFSHQANIRHKLLLLSAVALLGACSSTSPYSKPGSSQPSVVGSSGNNSDARDRNLKNTVVMAALNQVGTPYKYGGSSPATGFDCSGLVQYSHSQAGLSVPRTTRKQMQFFSKVNKRELRAGDLAFFQTGRNQYHVAIMLNQNEFVHAPSSGKTVSTSSFSNPYWKANFIKAGRL; this is translated from the coding sequence ATGATTAATATACGATTTTCACATCAAGCGAATATTCGCCACAAGCTCCTGTTATTATCCGCCGTTGCCCTGCTCGGCGCATGCTCGTCAACCAGTCCCTACAGCAAGCCCGGTTCAAGTCAGCCCAGTGTGGTTGGTAGCTCGGGCAATAACAGCGATGCAAGGGATCGCAATCTGAAAAATACGGTGGTGATGGCCGCTTTGAATCAGGTTGGCACTCCGTATAAATACGGTGGCAGCAGCCCGGCCACCGGTTTCGACTGCAGTGGTCTGGTGCAGTACAGTCATTCACAAGCCGGTCTGTCGGTACCGCGCACCACTCGCAAACAAATGCAATTCTTTTCCAAAGTAAACAAACGTGAGCTGCGTGCCGGTGATCTGGCGTTTTTCCAAACCGGGCGCAACCAGTATCATGTAGCCATTATGTTGAACCAGAATGAATTTGTGCACGCACCGAGTTCAGGCAAAACAGTCTCAACCTCAAGTTTTTCCAATCCTTACTGGAAGGCGAATTTTATTAAAGCCGGAAGACTTTAA
- a CDS encoding DNA polymerase III subunit delta, whose translation MKIYANQVAGHLQRGLAPVYLIAGDEILLQQEAVDTIRSKARAEGFTERELYIAERGFDWGQLLSHAGNFSLFASRKIVELRLPTGKVNKDGMDLLHELISKQPEDILLIILCPKLERGVTSSKWYKSLDQHGVFVDVRPVRPEHMQRWISERLGKHGLRAETDAVRLLVDRIEGNLLAAAQEIDKIALLFSDGDLTVQQVQKAVAHSARYDVYRLSDAALSGWKRRALKILDGLQSEGVEPILLMWSLLRDLHQLIAAAHGVQAGKNQNSAMRSVGIWDNRSAAFGHALNSHSVAALYALIDHASDIDRIMKGQLPRKTRSGDVWNELSLLVAKLAGIQSVQGLAPDSARAVLA comes from the coding sequence ATGAAGATTTACGCCAATCAGGTTGCCGGACATTTACAACGCGGACTGGCGCCGGTCTATTTGATCGCGGGTGATGAAATTTTATTGCAACAAGAAGCTGTAGATACGATCCGCTCCAAGGCTCGCGCTGAAGGATTCACTGAACGCGAATTGTATATTGCCGAACGTGGCTTTGACTGGGGACAATTACTCTCGCACGCCGGTAATTTCTCTTTGTTCGCGAGTCGCAAAATTGTTGAATTGCGTTTGCCGACCGGCAAAGTAAATAAAGACGGCATGGATTTGTTGCATGAGCTGATCAGCAAGCAGCCCGAAGATATTTTGTTGATCATCCTGTGTCCCAAACTGGAGCGCGGGGTGACTTCCTCAAAGTGGTATAAAAGTCTCGACCAACATGGCGTGTTTGTGGATGTGCGTCCGGTGCGTCCTGAACATATGCAACGCTGGATCAGTGAGCGCTTGGGTAAGCACGGACTACGTGCCGAAACCGACGCGGTGCGTTTACTGGTTGACCGGATCGAAGGCAACTTGCTGGCCGCGGCCCAGGAGATCGACAAGATCGCTTTATTGTTTTCCGATGGCGACTTGACTGTGCAACAGGTGCAAAAAGCGGTGGCGCATTCGGCGCGTTACGATGTGTATCGTTTAAGTGATGCGGCATTGAGCGGCTGGAAGCGTCGTGCCTTGAAGATTCTGGACGGTTTGCAGTCAGAAGGTGTGGAACCCATTTTGCTTATGTGGTCACTATTGCGTGACCTGCATCAGTTAATTGCCGCTGCACATGGAGTACAAGCGGGTAAAAATCAAAATAGCGCGATGCGCTCGGTGGGCATATGGGATAACCGTTCAGCCGCTTTCGGGCATGCTTTGAACAGTCACAGTGTGGCCGCTTTGTACGCTTTGATTGACCACGCCAGTGATATTGACCGCATTATGAAAGGGCAGTTGCCGCGCAAAACCCGCAGTGGTGACGTGTGGAACGAATTGTCTTTACTGGTTGCCAAACTCGCTGGCATTCAAAGCGTGCAAGGCCTGGCACCAGACTCTGCACGCGCGGTGCTTGCCTGA
- the nadD gene encoding nicotinate-nucleotide adenylyltransferase — protein sequence MNQTTSTSNNNAHPNRTIGVFGGTFDPIHFGHLRTAFELMQAVNLDEVRFIPCGDPPHGKRTVATADQRFDMVELAVEAQAGFVADDREIIRGGASYTVDTLESLRTEFPDASLCLILGMDAFLGLPSWHQWRRLLNLANIIVAHRPGWRKPTDGRLQEILRDQGTAFPGELHWHHAGRIYIHAVTQLEIASSRIRDLIQSGYDARFLLPDKVNQKILDIACYHQRDDSEE from the coding sequence ATGAACCAGACCACGAGCACATCGAATAACAATGCACATCCGAACAGGACCATCGGCGTGTTTGGTGGCACTTTTGACCCCATCCATTTCGGGCATTTACGCACCGCGTTTGAATTGATGCAGGCAGTCAACCTCGATGAAGTACGCTTTATCCCGTGTGGTGACCCGCCGCACGGCAAACGCACTGTGGCTACTGCCGATCAACGTTTTGACATGGTTGAACTTGCGGTTGAAGCGCAAGCGGGCTTTGTAGCCGACGATCGCGAGATCATTCGCGGCGGGGCCTCATACACCGTGGACACGCTTGAGAGTTTACGCACAGAATTCCCCGACGCTTCATTGTGTCTGATCCTGGGAATGGATGCCTTCCTCGGCTTGCCAAGCTGGCATCAATGGCGCCGCTTATTGAATCTGGCCAACATTATCGTGGCCCACCGTCCCGGCTGGCGAAAACCAACCGATGGCCGATTGCAGGAAATACTCCGCGATCAGGGCACCGCATTTCCGGGTGAATTGCACTGGCATCACGCCGGTCGAATTTATATTCATGCCGTTACCCAACTGGAAATTGCCTCCAGCCGGATACGCGACCTGATCCAGTCGGGTTATGACGCACGCTTTTTGTTGCCTGACAAGGTTAACCAAAAAATTTTAGACATTGCCTGTTATCACCAGCGTGATGACAGCGAAGAGTAA
- the rsfS gene encoding ribosome silencing factor — protein MQINTLAELIETTLDENKASDIKVLDVSPLTTLTDRLVIATGRSERHNRSLANKIIDAVKAHDIKPLGIEGDDAGQGEWVLLDLADAIVHIMTQEKRDFYNLEGLWSVPQKKTAHSEQSS, from the coding sequence ATGCAAATTAATACCCTTGCCGAACTCATCGAAACTACCCTGGATGAGAATAAAGCCTCTGACATCAAAGTGCTTGACGTCAGTCCCTTGACCACCCTGACCGATCGTTTGGTCATTGCCACTGGCCGCTCGGAACGGCATAACCGTTCATTGGCCAACAAAATTATAGACGCCGTAAAAGCCCATGACATCAAACCGCTCGGTATTGAAGGCGATGATGCCGGACAAGGCGAATGGGTTTTGCTCGATCTGGCCGATGCCATTGTGCACATCATGACCCAGGAAAAACGCGATTTTTATAACCTCGAAGGCCTGTGGTCAGTGCCACAGAAAAAAACTGCCCACAGCGAGCAATCTTCCTAA
- the rlmH gene encoding 23S rRNA (pseudouridine(1915)-N(3))-methyltransferase RlmH produces the protein MKIRILSPGKRMPAWMRTGYEDYAKRMPRDSRLELIELEAGQRSKKNYSVAAAIEAEGRQFNKALNDKDYVVALDVQGKALSTEQLSQRLAHWKQQGSDVAMLIGGADGLDAKLMASAREKISLSRLTLPHALVRVVLAEQLYRAASILSGHPYHRA, from the coding sequence ATGAAGATCCGAATTCTCAGTCCCGGAAAAAGAATGCCTGCCTGGATGCGTACGGGTTATGAGGATTACGCCAAACGCATGCCGCGTGACAGTCGTCTGGAACTGATCGAGCTGGAAGCCGGACAACGCAGTAAAAAGAATTATTCTGTAGCAGCCGCAATTGAAGCAGAAGGTCGACAATTCAACAAGGCCCTCAACGATAAAGATTATGTGGTGGCACTCGATGTGCAAGGCAAAGCTCTGAGCACCGAACAACTTTCACAGCGTCTTGCTCACTGGAAACAACAAGGCTCGGACGTTGCCATGCTGATCGGGGGTGCGGATGGACTCGATGCAAAACTCATGGCGAGTGCCCGGGAAAAGATCTCATTGTCCAGATTAACCCTTCCTCATGCCTTGGTGCGCGTGGTGCTCGCTGAGCAGCTTTACCGGGCAGCGAGTATACTGTCGGGTCATCCTTACCACCGCGCCTGA
- the maf gene encoding septum formation inhibitor Maf yields MTSTHTTQLILASASPRRSELLQQLELEYHVHVVEIEEIPQAGESPSDFVERMARSKAQAAYINLREEHKKFGLLVVLGADTSVVCDGEILGKPDDKDAARTQLQLLSGRTHEVLTGVAIAAADEDSEMRVQFALSYSEVEFDVIDDSIIEAYLQTDEPYDKAGSYAVQGLAAQFIKHISGSYSGIMGLPLYETAKLLKPFDIHTFKRLL; encoded by the coding sequence ATGACCAGTACCCACACTACGCAATTGATCCTGGCTTCGGCGTCCCCGCGACGCAGTGAGTTACTGCAACAATTGGAGTTGGAATATCATGTGCATGTTGTGGAGATCGAAGAGATTCCGCAAGCAGGTGAGTCGCCCTCTGATTTTGTCGAACGCATGGCCAGAAGCAAAGCCCAGGCCGCCTACATCAATTTACGTGAAGAACATAAAAAATTCGGATTACTGGTAGTGCTCGGAGCCGACACCAGTGTGGTGTGTGACGGAGAAATACTGGGTAAACCCGATGACAAGGACGCGGCACGTACCCAATTACAATTGTTGTCCGGTCGTACGCATGAAGTGCTAACCGGCGTGGCGATCGCCGCGGCCGATGAAGACAGCGAAATGCGTGTTCAGTTTGCACTCAGTTACAGCGAGGTAGAATTCGATGTTATTGACGACTCCATAATTGAAGCTTATTTGCAAACCGATGAGCCCTACGACAAAGCCGGCAGTTATGCCGTACAAGGCCTGGCGGCCCAGTTCATAAAACATATTTCGGGCAGTTATAGCGGCATCATGGGTTTGCCCCTGTACGAAACCGCCAAGTTGCTTAAACCCTTTGACATCCACACCTTTAAAAGACTGCTCTAG